The Lactobacillus sp. CBA3605 genome contains a region encoding:
- the secY gene encoding preprotein translocase subunit SecY gives MLTTMKNALKVKDIRNKILFTLGVLIVFRLGSYITVPGVNAKALQSVASSGLISMLNTFSGGGLTNYSILAMGVSPYITAQIIVQLLQMDIVPKFVEWGKQGEVGRRKLNQATRYLTIILAFVQSIGITAGFNSLSSLKLVSNPSVSTYLTIGLILTGGAMLTTWMGDMITDRGIGNGVSIIIFAGIIARTPTSIYQIYQEQFVNVAKSQWWLSILVVVGLLLLVIIIVMFVTWVEQANDRIPIQYTRRAAGAPDSSYLPLKVNVAGVIPVIFASSFIATPQTILLGFQSSHGDETWYTVMSNIFNMQSTTGAILYTVLIVLFTFFYAFVQVNPEKLSKNLQKQGSYIPGVWPGKDTQGWVSKLLMRLSTVGALYLGLISLIPLLASDIWGLDESIGLGGTSLLIVVGVALETIRQIKGLMMKRDYVGFIR, from the coding sequence TTGCTGACTACCATGAAGAACGCTCTGAAAGTTAAGGATATTCGGAATAAAATTCTGTTCACGTTGGGCGTTTTGATTGTATTTCGTCTTGGCTCTTATATCACAGTTCCAGGGGTTAATGCAAAGGCGCTACAATCGGTTGCATCATCTGGACTGATAAGTATGTTGAATACATTCAGTGGTGGCGGCTTAACAAATTATTCTATCCTTGCTATGGGGGTATCCCCTTACATTACGGCACAAATCATTGTTCAATTGTTACAAATGGATATTGTTCCAAAGTTTGTTGAATGGGGCAAGCAAGGTGAAGTTGGACGACGGAAGCTTAATCAAGCGACTCGATATTTAACAATCATCTTGGCCTTCGTTCAATCAATTGGTATTACGGCTGGTTTTAACTCTCTTAGCTCGCTTAAATTAGTTAGCAATCCAAGCGTGTCAACCTATCTAACGATTGGGCTCATCTTAACTGGTGGTGCCATGTTGACAACTTGGATGGGAGATATGATTACTGATCGTGGGATTGGTAATGGGGTTTCAATCATTATCTTTGCTGGGATCATTGCTCGTACACCAACTTCGATTTATCAAATTTATCAAGAACAATTTGTCAATGTAGCAAAAAGTCAGTGGTGGTTGAGTATTTTAGTTGTGGTTGGATTGTTACTCTTGGTCATCATCATCGTTATGTTTGTAACGTGGGTTGAACAAGCTAATGATCGAATTCCAATTCAATATACTCGGCGTGCAGCTGGTGCACCTGATAGTAGTTATCTACCATTAAAGGTGAATGTTGCCGGGGTTATTCCTGTTATCTTCGCGAGTTCTTTCATCGCAACGCCACAGACAATTTTACTTGGTTTCCAATCCAGCCATGGTGACGAAACTTGGTATACAGTTATGAGTAACATCTTTAATATGCAGTCAACGACTGGTGCGATATTATATACCGTATTAATTGTGCTTTTCACGTTTTTCTATGCGTTTGTTCAGGTTAATCCTGAAAAACTCTCTAAAAACTTACAAAAGCAAGGCAGCTATATTCCAGGCGTTTGGCCTGGTAAAGATACTCAGGGCTGGGTATCTAAATTGTTAATGCGGTTAAGTACGGTTGGTGCCCTTTACCTTGGATTAATTTCCTTGATTCCATTGCTTGCTTCAGATATCTGGGGCTTGGATGAATCAATCGGGTTAGGCGGGACTAGTTTACTAATCGTGGTTGGGGTTGCCCTTGAAACTATTCGTCAAATTAAAGGGTTAATGATGAAGCGCGACTATGTCGGTTTCATTCGTTAA
- a CDS encoding adenylate kinase, with protein sequence MNLILMGLPGAGKGTQAQKILEDFDIPHISTGDIFRAAIKNETKMGLEAKKYIDQGNLVPDEVTNGIVKDRLAEADTANGFLLDGYPRNIDQAHALSQIAKDLNKPLDGVINIHVEPAVLVERLSGRFICRTCGATYHKLYKMPKVEGTCDVCGGHDFYQRDDDKPATVKNRLDVNVKLNTPLIDYYGQEKLLVNVDGDRDIDDVYRDIKSVLDNL encoded by the coding sequence ATGAACCTGATTTTAATGGGTCTACCAGGTGCTGGTAAGGGTACTCAAGCGCAGAAGATTCTTGAAGATTTTGATATTCCTCATATTTCAACGGGTGATATCTTCCGGGCAGCAATTAAAAATGAAACCAAGATGGGCTTGGAAGCTAAGAAGTATATCGACCAAGGTAATTTGGTTCCTGACGAAGTCACCAATGGCATCGTTAAGGATCGGTTAGCTGAAGCGGATACTGCTAATGGCTTTCTCTTGGATGGTTATCCACGCAATATTGATCAAGCTCACGCTTTGTCACAAATCGCTAAAGATTTGAACAAACCGTTGGACGGTGTCATTAACATTCATGTTGAACCAGCAGTTTTAGTTGAACGACTTTCAGGTCGTTTCATCTGTCGGACATGTGGTGCAACTTACCACAAGTTATACAAGATGCCTAAAGTTGAGGGAACTTGTGATGTTTGTGGTGGTCATGATTTTTATCAGCGAGATGACGATAAGCCTGCAACCGTCAAAAATCGTTTGGATGTCAATGTTAAATTGAACACGCCATTAATCGATTATTACGGTCAAGAGAAATTGCTAGTCAATGTTGACGGTGATCGCGACATTGATGATGTCTATCGAGATATCAAGTCAGTTCTTGATAACCTTTAA
- the infA gene encoding translation initiation factor IF-1: MAKEDVIEIQGTIKETLPNAMFKVELENGAEILAHVSGKIRMHYIRILPGDKVTVEMSPYDLTKGRITYRFK; the protein is encoded by the coding sequence TTGGCAAAGGAAGACGTCATCGAAATTCAAGGCACCATTAAAGAAACGTTGCCCAACGCAATGTTTAAGGTTGAACTTGAAAACGGCGCTGAAATCTTGGCACACGTTTCAGGTAAGATTCGCATGCATTACATTCGGATTTTACCTGGCGACAAGGTAACAGTCGAAATGTCACCTTATGATTTAACTAAGGGTCGGATTACCTACCGTTTCAAGTAG
- the rpmJ gene encoding 50S ribosomal protein L36: MKVRPSVKPMCEHCKVIRRKGRVMIICSANPKHKQRQGK, from the coding sequence ATGAAAGTAAGACCATCTGTAAAGCCTATGTGCGAACACTGCAAAGTTATTCGTCGTAAAGGCCGTGTGATGATTATCTGCTCTGCTAATCCAAAGCATAAGCAACGCCAAGGTAAATAA
- the rpsM gene encoding 30S ribosomal protein S13, with the protein MARIEGIDLPRDKRIVIGLTYIFGIGNTSAQKILAEAGVSEDVRVRDLTPEQEDKIRAVVDGYKTEGDLRREVSLNIKLLQEIGSYRGMRHRRGLPVRGQHTKNNARTRKGKKVSIAGRKK; encoded by the coding sequence ATGGCTCGTATTGAAGGAATTGACTTACCACGTGACAAGCGTATTGTCATCGGTTTGACTTACATTTTCGGTATTGGTAATACGTCTGCTCAAAAGATCTTAGCTGAAGCTGGGGTTTCAGAAGACGTTCGTGTACGTGACTTAACTCCTGAACAAGAAGATAAGATCCGTGCCGTCGTTGACGGTTACAAAACTGAGGGTGACTTACGTCGTGAAGTTAGCTTGAATATCAAGTTACTTCAAGAAATCGGCTCATATCGTGGGATGCGTCATCGTCGTGGTTTACCCGTTCGTGGTCAACATACGAAGAATAACGCACGTACTCGTAAGGGTAAAAAAGTTAGCATCGCTGGACGTAAAAAATAA
- the rpsK gene encoding 30S ribosomal protein S11, whose product MATRKTTRRRRVKKNIEAGVAHIHSTFNNTLVMITDMQGNAIAWSSAGSLGFKGSRKSTPFAAQMAAEAAAKACMEHGMKIVEVAVKGPGSGREAAIRALQATGLEVSAIRDVTPVPHNGSRPPKRRRV is encoded by the coding sequence ATGGCAACTAGAAAGACAACCCGTCGTCGTCGGGTAAAAAAGAATATTGAAGCCGGTGTGGCTCACATCCATTCAACATTCAACAACACACTTGTAATGATCACTGATATGCAAGGTAACGCAATTGCTTGGTCATCAGCTGGTTCATTAGGTTTCAAGGGTAGTCGTAAGTCAACACCTTTTGCTGCTCAAATGGCTGCCGAAGCTGCTGCTAAGGCATGTATGGAACATGGCATGAAGATTGTTGAAGTCGCTGTTAAAGGTCCTGGCTCAGGTCGTGAAGCTGCAATCCGTGCTTTACAAGCTACTGGTTTGGAAGTTAGTGCAATTCGCGATGTTACGCCAGTTCCTCATAATGGTTCTCGTCCTCCAAAGCGCCGTCGTGTTTAA
- a CDS encoding DNA-directed RNA polymerase subunit alpha, with the protein MIEFEKPNIHKIDENDNYGKFVVEPLERGYGTTLGNSLRRILLSSLPGAAVTSIQIDGVLHEFSTIEGVTEDVTAIILNVKKIALKLESDETKALEIDVKGPANVTAGDIIGDADVEVLNPDLAICTVADGAHFHMRMTANTGRGYVSAEDNKHREDDMPIGVLPVDSLYSPIERVNYQVENTRVGQRDDFDKLTLDVWTNGSITPSEAISLSAKILTDHLSIFVNLTDEAKNTDVMVEKEETHKEKMLEMTIEELDLSVRSYNCLKRAGINTVQELTNKTEADMMKVRNLGRKSLEEVKAKLADLGLSLRKED; encoded by the coding sequence ATGATTGAATTTGAAAAACCTAACATTCATAAAATTGATGAAAACGACAACTATGGTAAGTTTGTTGTAGAACCACTTGAACGTGGTTATGGTACAACTTTAGGGAATTCACTTCGTCGGATTCTTCTTTCTTCTTTACCTGGCGCTGCTGTTACCAGTATTCAAATTGACGGGGTTCTTCATGAATTTTCAACGATAGAGGGCGTAACTGAAGATGTTACGGCAATTATCTTGAATGTAAAGAAGATCGCGCTTAAATTAGAATCAGACGAAACCAAGGCATTGGAAATCGATGTTAAGGGACCTGCTAACGTTACCGCTGGTGATATCATTGGCGATGCTGACGTAGAAGTCTTAAATCCTGATTTAGCAATTTGTACTGTTGCAGATGGTGCACACTTCCATATGCGTATGACTGCTAATACTGGTCGTGGTTATGTTTCCGCTGAGGATAACAAACATCGTGAAGATGATATGCCAATTGGCGTTTTACCTGTCGATTCATTATATTCTCCAATTGAACGTGTTAACTATCAAGTTGAAAACACGCGGGTTGGTCAACGTGATGATTTTGATAAGTTAACCTTAGACGTTTGGACAAATGGTTCAATCACTCCAAGTGAAGCCATTAGTCTATCAGCCAAAATCCTGACTGATCACCTTTCAATCTTCGTAAATCTCACTGATGAAGCTAAAAACACTGATGTGATGGTTGAGAAAGAAGAAACGCATAAGGAAAAAATGTTAGAAATGACGATTGAAGAGTTAGATCTCTCAGTCCGTTCATATAATTGTTTGAAACGTGCTGGTATCAACACGGTTCAAGAATTAACTAACAAAACTGAAGCTGATATGATGAAGGTTCGCAACCTTGGGCGCAAGTCGCTTGAGGAAGTTAAAGCTAAGTTAGCTGACCTTGGGTTATCATTACGCAAAGAAGACTAA
- the rplQ gene encoding 50S ribosomal protein L17 — protein sequence MSYRKLQRTSSQRRALLRDLTSSLIVNGRIETTEARAKEVRSTTDKMISLAKKGDLHARRQAATFMRDIVADVKEEDDNVTVQTALQKLFSDLGPQYADRNGGYTRIYKTMPRRGDGAHMVVLELVD from the coding sequence ATGAGTTACCGTAAATTACAACGTACAAGTTCACAACGTCGTGCCTTACTTCGTGATTTGACTAGTTCATTAATCGTTAATGGTCGCATCGAAACTACTGAAGCTCGCGCTAAGGAAGTTCGTTCGACTACTGATAAGATGATTTCATTAGCTAAGAAGGGCGATTTACACGCTCGTCGTCAAGCCGCTACTTTTATGCGGGACATTGTTGCTGATGTTAAGGAAGAAGACGACAACGTAACTGTACAAACTGCTTTGCAAAAGCTATTTAGTGACCTAGGTCCTCAATATGCTGACCGCAATGGTGGTTATACACGAATTTACAAGACTATGCCTCGTCGTGGCGATGGTGCCCACATGGTTGTCTTGGAACTCGTTGACTAA
- a CDS encoding polyprenyl synthetase family protein translates to MQATQLHPLWHDYPTLQPELQQVMQLMDANINISDTAITSAILEMIHSGGKLLRPAYCLLFSQFKATDRQRMIALAAALETLHTATLIHDDILDDAKLRRHQASIQEQFGKDVAVYAGDYLFVVVFKILAQYSSSFKSIQLNSENMEKILIGEVQQKDRHYRIDITMTQYQEQIQGKTAELFALSCFLGAYESGQSAPFAARARKIGLAIGMAFQILDDILDYQAVSHEIGKPILEDVAEGVYTSPLIFALQTDYRTELLPLLRQQGQINATDRHRIQTIVIAAGGVDRAKQLATSYTNQALHLLNKLPNNATRTTLIRLTQQLLDRHN, encoded by the coding sequence ATGCAAGCAACGCAATTACATCCACTTTGGCATGATTATCCAACTTTACAACCAGAGTTACAGCAAGTTATGCAACTAATGGATGCTAATATTAATATTTCTGATACCGCCATTACTAGTGCCATTCTTGAAATGATTCACAGCGGTGGCAAACTCTTGCGGCCAGCCTACTGTCTGTTATTTTCACAATTTAAGGCGACGGACCGACAACGAATGATTGCCCTCGCAGCAGCGCTAGAAACGTTGCATACAGCGACTTTAATTCATGACGACATCTTGGATGATGCAAAGCTTAGACGTCATCAGGCCAGCATTCAAGAGCAATTCGGCAAAGATGTCGCAGTCTATGCAGGTGATTATCTATTCGTTGTCGTGTTTAAAATCTTAGCGCAATATTCGAGCAGTTTTAAAAGTATCCAATTAAATTCTGAAAATATGGAGAAAATTTTAATTGGTGAGGTCCAACAGAAGGATCGCCATTACCGCATTGATATTACGATGACGCAATATCAGGAACAAATTCAAGGTAAAACAGCCGAACTCTTCGCATTAAGTTGTTTCCTTGGTGCTTACGAATCTGGTCAGAGCGCACCGTTTGCTGCCCGGGCACGTAAAATCGGCTTAGCCATTGGGATGGCGTTTCAAATTCTAGACGATATTCTTGACTATCAAGCCGTTAGTCACGAAATTGGGAAGCCAATCTTAGAAGATGTGGCCGAAGGGGTCTATACGTCCCCATTAATCTTTGCACTACAAACCGACTACCGGACTGAGCTGCTCCCTTTATTGCGACAACAAGGTCAAATTAATGCTACCGACCGCCACCGCATTCAAACCATCGTCATTGCCGCTGGCGGGGTTGACCGAGCTAAGCAACTGGCAACTAGTTACACTAATCAAGCCCTACATTTATTAAATAAGCTCCCGAACAACGCAACTCGCACCACTTTAATCCGATTAACGCAGCAACTATTAGATCGACATAATTAA
- a CDS encoding Gx transporter family protein, whose protein sequence is MNNSYEQSNKTHRNIYIALLVAQGVIIGILERMIPFPFAFAPGAKLGLANLITIVAIFTLSFRDVITLTWLRLILTALLGGTLSTFIYSFGGAFLSLFTMLLVKQLGPKRVSIIGISATGGVMHNVGQLLVASLIAQTWTVMLYLPVLSIIGLAAGSALGIAANYLFTHVTSLSYLRFNHEQRPSQKKE, encoded by the coding sequence TTGAATAATTCATATGAACAATCTAACAAAACACACCGAAATATTTATATTGCCTTATTAGTGGCCCAGGGCGTCATTATCGGCATTCTAGAGCGCATGATTCCCTTCCCTTTCGCCTTTGCCCCTGGTGCGAAACTGGGTCTAGCGAATCTCATCACCATTGTCGCTATTTTCACGCTATCTTTTCGTGACGTCATTACCTTAACCTGGTTACGCTTAATCTTAACCGCCCTTTTAGGTGGGACACTCTCAACCTTTATCTATAGTTTTGGTGGGGCTTTTCTCAGTTTATTTACCATGTTACTCGTTAAACAGCTCGGACCAAAACGGGTCAGTATCATTGGTATTTCTGCCACCGGTGGTGTGATGCACAATGTCGGTCAACTCTTAGTTGCTAGCTTAATTGCCCAGACTTGGACTGTCATGTTGTACCTCCCGGTGTTATCAATCATTGGCCTAGCTGCTGGTAGTGCTCTCGGTATTGCTGCCAATTACCTCTTTACCCATGTGACCAGTCTGAGCTATTTACGTTTTAATCATGAACAACGACCAAGTCAAAAAAAGGAGTAA
- a CDS encoding NusG domain II-containing protein produces MHRLRAFKQLLKRYGSMLRPFDFIIIVSLLILSFAPLAVFSYQQRQQTIQAAQSAKKARHTLTAVVSHDGHVLKKVNLTTLAKTQHYTYRDQSGHYNQITFKAKRVAITKANCADQVCVRRGWIHKPGQTIVCLPHKILIEIKSSTGQVKAGGNGLVTE; encoded by the coding sequence ATGCATCGTTTACGCGCATTCAAACAACTACTAAAACGATACGGATCAATGTTACGTCCGTTTGATTTCATTATTATTGTTAGCTTGCTCATTTTATCATTTGCTCCTTTGGCCGTTTTCTCCTACCAGCAACGGCAACAGACCATTCAAGCCGCCCAAAGCGCTAAAAAAGCGCGCCATACCTTAACTGCGGTCGTTTCACATGATGGGCATGTCTTAAAAAAGGTTAATTTAACAACATTAGCTAAAACCCAGCATTATACGTATCGTGATCAATCCGGCCATTATAATCAAATTACCTTTAAAGCCAAACGTGTCGCGATTACTAAGGCCAACTGTGCGGATCAAGTTTGTGTCCGCCGAGGCTGGATTCATAAGCCGGGACAGACAATTGTCTGTTTGCCCCATAAGATCTTAATTGAAATCAAGTCTAGTACCGGTCAAGTCAAGGCTGGCGGTAACGGGCTGGTTACGGAGTAA
- a CDS encoding NAD(P)/FAD-dependent oxidoreductase — MAKKNIVVVGAGFAGVYATKKLAKHFKKNADVEITLIDRHSYFTYMTELHEVATERVDPEHIQYDLQRLFSRRKNVRLVTDTVTGIDKEKQTVTTENGSYQYDQLLISLGGESNDFGTPGVKEHGFELWSFEQAMALRSHLAAVIRRGAVELDPAKRKAMLTLTVCGSGFTGSELVGELIEYRDVLARDNKLDPSEITLQLVEAAPTIINMLNRTQAGKAEKYMTKHGVTIKTNSMITGVFEDHVTLKDQADLPTYTLIWTAGVRANGVVDKFGIETGRGGRLAANEFMQAKGCKNIFLAGDSTFYQEPDQPRPVPQIVQGAEETAATAVQGIIKNVDHSDVTIKPFKGAYQASVDSIGSKYAVAQVLEKWNVSGFIAVLLKHAINWMYYVQIFSGYYLFQYFMHEFFRTRNQRNVFRGWTSRAGNVLWSVPLRFFYGAMWLWDCWTKVQGKESWFVDKLRLTSFSWLQVSATSGASESTSKAAKGIFSLSYMYGKDPLLVFDKMPAWFESVTKIFIPNMQMAFFFQKLMTCVEIAVALCIFFGLFTWLANGITIGLVIVFCLSGMFYWVNLWMIFAAIALMNGSGRTFGLDYWVVPWLQKHLGHWWYGNVRSHYDGVKTR, encoded by the coding sequence ATGGCAAAGAAAAATATTGTCGTTGTCGGCGCGGGATTTGCCGGAGTTTACGCGACAAAGAAATTAGCGAAGCATTTTAAAAAGAATGCTGACGTTGAAATCACGTTAATTGACCGGCATTCATACTTCACGTATATGACCGAACTACATGAAGTTGCTACTGAACGAGTTGATCCAGAGCATATTCAATATGATTTGCAACGGTTATTTTCTCGTCGGAAGAATGTCCGCTTAGTTACCGACACGGTTACGGGAATTGATAAAGAAAAACAAACGGTTACTACTGAAAATGGTAGCTACCAGTATGACCAATTACTCATTAGTTTGGGTGGCGAATCTAATGACTTTGGGACGCCTGGCGTTAAGGAACACGGTTTCGAATTGTGGTCCTTCGAACAAGCTATGGCCCTCCGGTCGCACTTAGCAGCGGTGATTCGTCGTGGGGCTGTTGAGTTAGATCCAGCCAAGCGCAAAGCCATGTTAACCTTAACCGTTTGTGGTTCTGGGTTCACCGGTTCTGAATTAGTCGGTGAGTTAATCGAATATCGGGATGTCTTAGCTCGTGATAACAAGCTCGACCCTAGCGAGATTACCTTACAACTCGTTGAAGCGGCCCCAACGATTATCAACATGTTAAACCGAACCCAGGCTGGCAAAGCTGAGAAGTACATGACTAAACATGGTGTTACTATCAAGACAAACTCAATGATTACTGGCGTCTTTGAAGATCACGTGACCTTAAAGGACCAAGCTGATTTACCAACTTACACCTTGATTTGGACTGCAGGTGTGCGCGCCAACGGTGTCGTTGATAAGTTTGGTATCGAAACTGGTCGTGGCGGTCGGCTAGCTGCCAATGAATTCATGCAAGCTAAAGGATGCAAAAACATCTTCTTAGCTGGTGATTCAACGTTCTACCAAGAACCCGATCAACCACGTCCAGTCCCACAAATTGTTCAAGGGGCTGAAGAAACTGCGGCAACTGCAGTTCAAGGTATCATCAAAAATGTTGATCACTCTGATGTCACCATTAAACCATTTAAAGGGGCCTATCAAGCTTCAGTTGATTCGATTGGTTCGAAGTATGCCGTCGCTCAGGTTCTTGAAAAATGGAACGTTTCTGGCTTCATTGCCGTCCTCTTGAAACATGCCATCAACTGGATGTACTATGTTCAAATTTTCTCAGGCTATTATTTATTCCAGTACTTTATGCATGAATTCTTCCGGACACGCAACCAACGTAATGTTTTCCGCGGTTGGACGTCACGAGCCGGCAACGTCTTATGGAGTGTGCCATTACGGTTCTTCTACGGCGCTATGTGGCTTTGGGATTGTTGGACTAAAGTTCAAGGGAAAGAATCGTGGTTTGTTGACAAACTCCGACTAACCTCCTTCTCATGGTTACAGGTTTCTGCAACTAGTGGCGCTAGTGAATCAACTTCTAAAGCAGCCAAAGGAATTTTTAGTTTATCTTATATGTACGGAAAAGATCCATTGCTCGTCTTTGATAAGATGCCAGCATGGTTTGAATCGGTTACTAAAATCTTTATTCCTAACATGCAGATGGCCTTCTTCTTCCAGAAATTAATGACTTGCGTTGAAATCGCCGTTGCCTTATGTATCTTCTTCGGCCTCTTCACTTGGCTAGCGAATGGGATCACAATTGGTTTAGTCATCGTTTTCTGTTTATCAGGGATGTTCTACTGGGTCAACTTGTGGATGATTTTTGCCGCCATCGCATTAATGAACGGTTCTGGTCGGACCTTTGGGTTAGATTATTGGGTCGTTCCGTGGTTACAAAAGCATCTCGGTCATTGGTGGTACGGCAACGTTCGTTCCCATTACGATGGTGTTAAAACCCGTTAA
- the pplA gene encoding extracellular electron transfer flavoprotein PplA — MKFKSIVTGASVVVISALALAGCGSSSSSSSSSSSKKSSSSSSSAKTTKVAKLTAGSKMKAGTYKLEETNYSHGYRAKFSITVNNKGKVTKSDYDQVNKQGKSKVDDASYNKQMKKVAGTNPKTYEPKLNKALEGAAATGNVASIDVVSGATESSKSFQNYAQQLVQAAQAGNTATIKINNGAKMKDGTYNLSEKNYSHGYRATFAITVKDNKITKSEYDQVNKKGKSKVDDAAYNKQMKKISKTNPKTYEPALNKALVKDSDPTKVDVVTGATESSNTFVLYAEQLQNAAQNGNTKAITVDNMVFSD; from the coding sequence ATGAAGTTTAAGTCAATTGTTACGGGTGCATCAGTAGTTGTTATTTCCGCATTAGCATTAGCAGGTTGTGGGAGCAGCTCATCGAGTTCAAGTTCATCATCTTCAAAGAAAAGCAGTTCATCTTCGTCATCAGCTAAAACGACCAAGGTCGCTAAGTTAACGGCTGGTAGCAAGATGAAGGCTGGAACTTACAAACTTGAAGAAACAAACTATTCACATGGTTATCGGGCGAAGTTCAGCATTACCGTTAACAACAAAGGTAAAGTGACAAAGTCAGATTATGACCAAGTTAACAAGCAAGGCAAGTCCAAAGTTGACGATGCTTCTTACAATAAGCAAATGAAGAAGGTTGCTGGAACTAATCCTAAGACCTATGAACCAAAATTGAACAAAGCCTTAGAAGGCGCAGCAGCAACGGGAAATGTGGCATCAATTGATGTTGTTTCAGGTGCTACTGAATCATCAAAATCCTTCCAAAACTATGCACAACAATTAGTTCAAGCCGCACAAGCTGGTAACACCGCAACGATTAAAATTAACAACGGTGCCAAGATGAAAGATGGGACTTATAACCTATCTGAAAAGAATTATTCACACGGTTACCGGGCAACCTTTGCCATTACCGTTAAGGATAACAAGATTACGAAGTCTGAATACGACCAAGTTAATAAGAAGGGCAAGTCCAAAGTTGATGATGCCGCTTATAACAAGCAAATGAAGAAAATTTCTAAGACGAATCCTAAGACTTATGAACCAGCTTTAAACAAAGCTTTAGTTAAGGATAGTGATCCAACTAAGGTTGACGTGGTTACTGGTGCAACTGAATCATCAAATACCTTCGTTTTATATGCGGAACAATTACAAAATGCCGCACAAAATGGCAATACTAAGGCGATCACAGTTGATAACATGGTCTTCTCTGACTAA
- a CDS encoding FAD:protein FMN transferase — translation MKLKKWLQLVVVVALIVPLTACGTTTAQKKTANQRPKPTKVVQTPTEDTQFMMGTVVTLRVYNKGKSDVVAGAFKLLKKEAKEVTTNAKGSEIDKVNAAAGKHAVVVSRDVYPILKAAYYYSKNSDESFDMAIGSITQLWRIGFSDARVPSQAEIATNVKLVDYTKVKLNDKKRSVYLTEKGMKLDLGGIAKGYMTDQVQKYFLNHGVSTAIIDLGGNIYVMGNSPKKTKSGNWTVGIQDPKQSRGTSIGSLPAKNKSIVTSGIYERYLKKDGKVYSHLMDPKTGSPFQNNLMGVSIISKKSTDGDGLSTATFDKGLKAGMTYINGKADQGIGAIFITKDKKVYVSNNLKKKFTLFSDTGYHYGPASDLK, via the coding sequence ATGAAATTAAAAAAATGGCTCCAACTCGTTGTCGTCGTGGCATTGATTGTGCCATTAACTGCTTGTGGGACTACAACTGCGCAGAAAAAAACGGCGAATCAACGGCCTAAGCCCACTAAAGTGGTACAAACGCCGACAGAAGATACGCAATTTATGATGGGCACAGTCGTCACTTTGCGGGTTTATAATAAGGGCAAAAGTGACGTGGTTGCCGGCGCATTCAAATTATTGAAAAAAGAAGCTAAGGAAGTTACGACCAATGCGAAAGGCTCAGAAATTGATAAAGTTAATGCTGCCGCCGGTAAACACGCGGTGGTCGTCAGCCGGGATGTTTATCCGATTTTAAAGGCCGCCTATTACTATAGTAAGAATTCGGATGAATCCTTCGATATGGCAATTGGCTCGATTACGCAATTATGGCGGATTGGTTTCTCGGATGCCCGCGTCCCAAGTCAAGCTGAGATTGCGACTAATGTTAAGTTGGTTGATTACACTAAGGTTAAGCTCAACGATAAAAAACGTTCAGTTTATCTCACAGAAAAAGGGATGAAGTTGGACTTAGGCGGGATTGCCAAAGGGTATATGACCGATCAAGTACAAAAATATTTCTTGAATCACGGTGTCTCAACGGCAATTATTGACTTAGGTGGCAATATTTATGTGATGGGTAACAGTCCTAAGAAAACGAAGTCTGGTAACTGGACCGTCGGCATTCAAGACCCGAAACAATCTCGGGGGACGTCAATTGGCTCTTTGCCTGCTAAAAATAAATCAATTGTGACTTCAGGAATTTATGAACGCTACCTAAAAAAAGACGGTAAAGTTTATAGCCATTTGATGGATCCTAAAACGGGGTCGCCGTTCCAAAATAATTTGATGGGTGTTTCCATTATTTCGAAAAAGTCGACCGATGGGGATGGCCTGTCAACCGCGACTTTTGATAAAGGGTTAAAGGCCGGGATGACCTATATCAATGGTAAAGCAGATCAAGGTATTGGCGCTATTTTTATTACTAAGGATAAAAAAGTTTATGTTTCCAATAATCTGAAAAAGAAATTTACGTTATTCAGTGATACTGGGTACCATTACGGACCGGCAAGTGATTTGAAATAG